One genomic region from Mesorhizobium terrae encodes:
- a CDS encoding L,D-transpeptidase has translation MLTRRMFVLAIPFVAAGCTMTQKVASIKPGKREVPQYYKDMYAPVADDAFPIPAPDLTKINPKFYRQEVAYQGSEPAGTVVIDTPKRFLYLVLGEGRALRYGVGVGKAGLAFEGSGVIQYKREWPRWTPTQDMIAREPERYGPLSAGMEPGPTNPLGARALYLFKNGADTLYRIHGTNEDWSIGRSISSGCIRLLNQDIIDLHRRVQSGTRVVVLQQDTVPAA, from the coding sequence ATGCTCACCCGCCGCATGTTCGTCCTCGCCATCCCCTTCGTTGCGGCTGGCTGCACCATGACGCAGAAAGTGGCCTCGATCAAACCGGGCAAGCGGGAAGTTCCGCAATATTACAAAGACATGTATGCGCCGGTTGCAGACGATGCATTCCCCATCCCCGCCCCGGACCTTACCAAGATCAACCCGAAATTTTACCGTCAGGAAGTCGCCTACCAAGGCTCCGAGCCGGCAGGCACCGTTGTCATCGACACGCCGAAACGCTTCCTCTATCTGGTGCTCGGCGAAGGACGCGCACTGCGTTACGGCGTTGGCGTCGGCAAGGCCGGGCTGGCGTTCGAGGGCAGCGGCGTCATCCAGTACAAGCGCGAATGGCCGCGCTGGACGCCGACGCAGGATATGATCGCCCGCGAGCCGGAGCGCTACGGTCCGCTCTCCGCCGGCATGGAGCCTGGCCCGACCAACCCGCTTGGCGCCCGCGCGCTCTATCTGTTCAAGAACGGCGCCGACACGCTCTACCGCATCCACGGCACCAATGAGGATTGGTCGATCGGCCGCTCGATCTCATCCGGCTGCATTCGCCTGCTCAACCAGGACATCATCGACCTGCACCGCCGCGTGCAGAGCGGCACCCGCGTAGTCGTGTTGCAGCAGGATACGGTGCCCGCCGCCTGA
- a CDS encoding ASKHA domain-containing protein translates to MNSPANITDPLVLFMPSGKRGRFPVGTPLLDAARQLGVYVESVCGGRATCGRCQIEVQEGNFAKHKIVSSLDHISPKGPKEERYERVRGLPEGRRLSCSATVQGDLVIDVPQDTVINAQVVRKAATDRVIERNSAVQMCYVEVEQPDMHKPTGDLERLKAVLENDWGWKDLRVAPHLIPEIQKILRKENWAVTAAIHKDMEFSRATVIALYPGLKNEAYGIACDIGSTTIAMHLVSLLSGRVVASSGTSNPQIRFGEDLMSRVSYVMMNPDGREAMTKAVREAINTLIGNVCEEGGVDRHDIFDSVFVANPIMHHLFLGIDPTELGQAPFALAVSGAVQGWTNDIGIDVNSGARFYTLPCIAGHVGADAAGATLSEGPYRQDKMMLLVDVGTNAEIILGNSARVVAASSPTGPAFEGAEISSGQRAAPGAIERVRIDPETLEPRYRVIGTDKWSDEEGFEEASWTTGVTGICGSAIIEVVAEMYLSGIISEDGVVDGSMMAKSPRIIQNGRTFSYLLREGRQGEPRITVTQNDVRAIQLAKAALYAGVKLLMEKQGVETVDTIRFAGAFGSFIDPKYAMVLGLIPDCDLSEVKAVGNAAGTGALMALLNRDHRREIEKQVAKIEKIETALEPHFQQLFIDAMALPNKVDPFPKLAEQVKLPPRKATSEDGVGGEATPRRRSREERAARRGRE, encoded by the coding sequence ATGAACTCGCCCGCCAACATCACCGATCCTCTCGTCCTGTTCATGCCGTCCGGCAAGCGCGGGCGGTTCCCTGTCGGCACGCCGCTGCTCGACGCAGCCCGCCAGCTCGGCGTCTATGTAGAATCGGTATGCGGCGGGCGCGCCACTTGCGGGCGCTGCCAGATCGAAGTGCAGGAAGGCAACTTCGCCAAGCACAAGATCGTCTCCTCGCTCGACCACATCTCGCCGAAGGGCCCGAAGGAAGAGCGCTACGAACGCGTGCGCGGCCTGCCCGAAGGGCGGCGCCTGTCCTGCTCGGCCACCGTCCAGGGCGACCTCGTCATCGACGTGCCGCAGGACACGGTGATCAACGCCCAGGTCGTGCGCAAGGCCGCCACCGACCGCGTCATCGAGCGCAACTCGGCGGTGCAGATGTGTTATGTCGAGGTCGAGCAGCCCGACATGCACAAGCCAACTGGCGATCTGGAACGCCTTAAGGCGGTGCTGGAGAACGACTGGGGCTGGAAGGATCTGCGCGTCGCGCCGCATCTCATCCCCGAGATCCAGAAAATCCTGCGCAAGGAGAACTGGGCGGTCACGGCGGCAATCCACAAGGACATGGAGTTCTCGCGCGCAACCGTCATCGCGCTCTATCCGGGCCTCAAGAACGAGGCCTACGGCATAGCCTGCGACATCGGCTCGACCACAATCGCCATGCATCTGGTCTCGTTGCTGTCAGGTCGCGTCGTCGCGTCTTCCGGCACGTCGAACCCACAGATCCGCTTCGGCGAGGATCTGATGAGCCGCGTCTCCTACGTGATGATGAATCCGGACGGACGCGAGGCGATGACCAAGGCCGTGCGTGAGGCCATCAACACGCTGATCGGCAATGTCTGCGAGGAAGGCGGCGTCGATCGCCACGATATCTTCGACAGCGTCTTCGTCGCCAACCCGATCATGCACCATCTGTTCCTCGGCATCGACCCGACCGAACTCGGCCAGGCGCCTTTCGCGCTTGCCGTTTCGGGTGCGGTGCAAGGCTGGACCAACGACATCGGCATCGACGTGAACAGCGGTGCGCGTTTCTACACGCTGCCTTGTATCGCCGGCCATGTCGGCGCCGATGCCGCCGGCGCGACGCTGTCGGAAGGCCCTTATCGGCAGGACAAGATGATGCTCCTGGTCGATGTCGGCACCAATGCCGAGATCATCCTGGGCAACAGCGCACGTGTCGTCGCCGCCTCGTCGCCGACGGGACCGGCCTTCGAAGGTGCTGAAATCTCGTCCGGCCAGCGCGCTGCCCCCGGCGCCATCGAACGCGTGCGCATCGATCCCGAAACGCTGGAACCGCGCTATCGCGTCATCGGCACCGACAAGTGGTCGGACGAGGAAGGCTTCGAGGAAGCATCCTGGACGACCGGCGTCACCGGCATTTGCGGTTCGGCCATCATCGAGGTGGTGGCGGAGATGTATCTCTCCGGCATCATCTCGGAAGACGGCGTCGTCGATGGCTCGATGATGGCGAAAAGCCCGCGCATCATCCAGAACGGCCGCACCTTCTCCTATCTGCTGCGTGAGGGCCGCCAGGGCGAACCGCGCATCACCGTTACCCAGAACGACGTGCGCGCCATCCAGCTCGCCAAGGCTGCCCTCTACGCGGGCGTCAAGCTGCTCATGGAAAAGCAGGGCGTCGAAACTGTCGACACCATCCGTTTCGCCGGCGCCTTCGGCTCCTTCATCGACCCGAAATACGCCATGGTGCTTGGCCTTATCCCCGACTGCGACCTTTCCGAGGTCAAGGCTGTCGGCAATGCCGCGGGTACCGGGGCGCTGATGGCGCTGCTCAACCGCGACCATCGCCGCGAGATCGAGAAGCAGGTGGCGAAGATCGAAAAGATCGAAACCGCGCTCGAACCGCATTTCCAGCAGCTGTTCATCGATGCCATGGCGCTGCCCAACAAGGTCGACCCCTTCCCCAAATTGGCCGAGCAGGTGAAGCTGCCACCACGCAAGGCAACCAGCGAAGACGGCGTTGGTGGCGAAGCCACGCCGCGACGCCGCTCGCGCGAGGAACGGGCAGCACGGCGCGGCCGCGAATAG
- a CDS encoding methyltetrahydrofolate cobalamin methyltransferase has translation MTRTIVASATREIVIGFDQPFCVIGERINPTGRKKLAAEMVAGNFETVIKDALEQAACGATMLDVNAGVTAVDPNATEPALLVQTLEIVQNLVDLPLSIDSSVTAAIEAALKVAKGRPLVNSVTGEEEKLEAILPLVKKYNVPVVAISNDETGISMDPDVRFAVAKKIVERCADFGIPAHDVVVDPLVMPIGALGDAGRQVFALLRRLREELKVNTTCGLSNISFGLPHRHGINAGFIPMVIGAGMTSAIMNPVRPQEMEAVRAANVLNGTDKDCMNWIKTYKDYKPAEGGHPVAAPVAVNAPGDAAAGGRRRGGREARMARG, from the coding sequence ATGACCCGCACCATCGTCGCCTCGGCGACCCGTGAAATCGTCATCGGTTTCGACCAGCCCTTCTGCGTCATCGGCGAGCGCATCAACCCGACCGGCCGCAAGAAGCTGGCCGCCGAGATGGTCGCCGGCAATTTCGAGACCGTCATCAAGGACGCACTCGAACAGGCTGCCTGCGGCGCCACCATGCTCGACGTCAATGCCGGTGTCACCGCCGTCGACCCCAACGCCACCGAGCCGGCGCTTCTGGTGCAGACGCTGGAGATCGTGCAGAACCTGGTCGACCTGCCGCTGTCGATCGACTCCTCCGTCACCGCGGCCATCGAGGCCGCACTGAAGGTCGCCAAGGGCCGCCCCCTGGTGAACTCGGTCACAGGCGAGGAAGAGAAACTGGAAGCGATCCTGCCCCTGGTCAAGAAATACAACGTCCCCGTCGTTGCCATCTCCAACGACGAGACGGGCATTTCGATGGACCCGGATGTGCGTTTCGCCGTGGCCAAGAAGATCGTCGAGCGTTGCGCCGATTTCGGCATCCCGGCGCATGACGTCGTCGTCGACCCGCTGGTGATGCCGATCGGCGCGCTGGGCGATGCCGGCCGCCAGGTGTTCGCGCTGCTGCGCCGCCTGCGCGAGGAACTCAAGGTCAACACCACCTGTGGCCTGTCGAACATCTCGTTCGGCCTGCCGCACCGCCATGGCATCAATGCCGGCTTCATCCCGATGGTTATCGGCGCCGGCATGACCTCGGCGATCATGAACCCGGTTCGTCCGCAGGAAATGGAGGCCGTACGCGCCGCCAACGTGCTCAACGGCACCGATAAGGATTGCATGAACTGGATCAAGACCTACAAGGACTACAAGCCGGCCGAGGGCGGCCACCCCGTTGCCGCTCCGGTCGCGGTCAATGCGCCCGGTGACGCCGCTGCTGGCGGTCGCCGGCGTGGCGGCCGCGAAGCACGCATGGCACGGGGGTAA